A region of Anolis sagrei isolate rAnoSag1 chromosome 2, rAnoSag1.mat, whole genome shotgun sequence DNA encodes the following proteins:
- the SELENOP gene encoding selenoprotein P, producing MWAGLGLALALCLLPGGGTESQGPSTRCQEPPDWRIGEQNPMLDSRGSVTVVALLQASUYLCLLQASRLDDLRLKVESDGLTNVSFIVVNHKAQHSQLKFHHLRERISENIPVYQQDSKQPDVWTLLNGKKDDFLIYDRCGRLVYHLGLPYTYLSFPYVEEAIQITYCQSKCENCTDLTTEDEEICKNISKSTEAAPHHHLAPHGHHGHRHGSSSNHRRHNKGVEHNREGQAGSQVVANPQEGIADVPPQGKRL from the exons ATGTGGGCTGGGCTGGGGTTGGCCCTGGCTCTCTgtctcctcccaggaggagggacAGAGAGCCAGGGTCCAAGCACCCGATGTCAAGAGCCTCCAGACTGGCGAATTGGGGAACAAAATCCAATGCTGGACTCCAGAGGTTCTGTGACGGTGGTGGCTCTTCTTCAAGCCAGCTGATACTTGTGCCTGTTGCAGGCTTCCCG actggatgacctgcGACTGAAGGTAGAAAGTGATGGCTTGACCAATGTCTCCTTTATCGTGGTCAACCATAAAGCGCAACATTCTCAGCTGAAGTTTCACCATCTAAGAGAAAGGATTTCGGAAAACATTCCTGTATACCAACAAGATTCAAAACAGCCTGATGTTTGGACACTTCTCAACGGAAAGAAAGATGATTTCTTGATCTATGACAG GTGCGGCCGTCTCGTGTATCACCTTGGTTTGCCTTATACTTATCTCAGTTTTCCATATGTGGAAGAAGCCATTCAGATCACATACTGTCaatccaaatgtgaaaactgtacTGACTTG acaacagaggatgaagaaatATGCAAGAATATATCAAAGTCAACTGAAGCAGCACCTCACCATCACCTCGCCCCACATGGGCATCATGGCCATAGACATGGGTCCTCATCAAACCATCGGCGGCATAACAAGGGTGTGGAGCACAACAGAGAGGGTCAGGCAGGTAGCCAGGTTGTAGCCAACCCACAGGAGGGAATAGCAGACGTTCCTCCACAAGGGAAGAGGCTCTGA